In the Streptomyces sp. BHT-5-2 genome, one interval contains:
- a CDS encoding integrase core domain-containing protein: MSIRLSVGRTGQCWDNAPAESFFGTLKSELIGDRT; the protein is encoded by the coding sequence TTGAGCATCCGGCTCTCGGTCGGCCGCACCGGGCAGTGTTGGGACAACGCGCCGGCCGAGTCGTTCTTCGGCACCCTGAAGAGCGAGCTGATCGGCGACCGCACCTGA
- a CDS encoding cell wall metabolism sensor histidine kinase WalK, whose amino-acid sequence MTGTPADRPGVRVRRAAGQPRARAALTAALLAVLALAAGIAWLQYADAAAGPPGTTLVERLKTERVGPQLDQAVLLGVPLTGVLVAGGTWAAGRGGAPVPRLRAALTAGAAATLLLLADGLWLQDLDAIRPDYTAQAALYWGMRLGAPTIGLITGATAWGFARPSGRGLPLRAGSAFLAGATAALLVLLALLWLRHVNTSYPVFSVDAALTWGTLVGVPAVGLLVAATAWAAAGRALRPVDEIRRELDDITAHSLDRRVPVPASGDEITKLARSTNATLDRLHSAAERQQRFVADASHELRSPLATLRASLEAALTHPHGIDWSDVVRGALTDITRLQNLSEDLLLLTRLDASTPPQGDTVELSALAHDLVAEYQHLRHTHPLDIRCTADGPAHVRGSALQLERLLRNLLDNACRYARTTVQVTLRTEHTDHTPCTDTDDRPTLRLHVVDDGPGIPPADQERVFERFTRLDDARSRHTGGAGLGLAIAREIAVRHGGTLHVADSPQGAHLVTELPRHHPEQ is encoded by the coding sequence ATGACCGGCACACCCGCTGACCGGCCGGGCGTGCGAGTGCGCCGGGCGGCCGGACAACCACGAGCCCGGGCGGCGCTGACCGCCGCGCTCCTGGCGGTGCTGGCCCTGGCCGCGGGCATCGCCTGGCTCCAGTACGCCGACGCCGCCGCGGGCCCACCGGGCACCACCCTGGTGGAACGGCTCAAGACCGAACGGGTCGGCCCCCAGCTCGACCAGGCCGTACTGCTGGGCGTCCCCCTGACCGGCGTGCTGGTGGCCGGCGGGACCTGGGCGGCGGGCCGGGGCGGTGCACCCGTGCCGCGCCTGCGCGCCGCCCTGACGGCGGGGGCCGCCGCAACCCTGCTGCTGCTCGCCGACGGCCTGTGGCTCCAGGATCTTGATGCCATCCGTCCCGACTACACGGCCCAGGCCGCCCTGTACTGGGGTATGCGCCTGGGCGCCCCGACCATCGGGCTCATCACCGGCGCCACCGCCTGGGGCTTCGCCCGGCCCTCCGGCCGCGGCCTGCCCCTGCGAGCCGGCTCCGCCTTCCTGGCCGGAGCCACCGCCGCGCTCCTGGTGCTCCTCGCGCTGCTGTGGCTGCGCCACGTGAACACCTCATACCCCGTGTTCAGCGTCGACGCCGCGCTGACCTGGGGCACCCTCGTCGGTGTCCCGGCCGTCGGACTCCTGGTCGCCGCCACCGCCTGGGCCGCCGCCGGCCGCGCACTGCGCCCCGTCGACGAGATCCGCCGCGAACTCGACGACATCACCGCCCACTCGTTGGACCGCCGCGTCCCCGTACCGGCCTCCGGCGACGAGATCACCAAACTGGCCCGCTCCACCAACGCCACCCTGGACCGCCTGCACAGCGCAGCAGAACGCCAGCAACGCTTCGTCGCCGACGCCTCCCACGAACTGCGCAGCCCCCTGGCCACACTGCGAGCCAGCCTCGAAGCGGCCCTGACCCACCCCCACGGCATCGACTGGTCCGACGTCGTACGCGGCGCGCTCACCGACATCACCCGACTCCAGAACCTCAGCGAAGACCTGCTCCTGCTCACCCGCCTCGACGCCAGCACACCACCCCAGGGCGACACCGTAGAACTGTCCGCGCTCGCCCACGACCTCGTGGCCGAGTACCAGCACCTACGCCACACCCACCCCCTGGACATCCGCTGCACCGCCGACGGCCCCGCCCATGTGCGCGGAAGCGCCCTCCAACTGGAACGGCTGCTGCGCAACCTCCTCGACAACGCCTGCCGCTACGCACGCACCACCGTCCAAGTCACCCTCCGCACCGAGCACACCGACCACACCCCCTGCACCGACACCGACGACCGCCCCACGCTCCGCCTCCACGTGGTCGACGACGGCCCCGGAATCCCCCCAGCCGACCAGGAGCGCGTCTTTGAACGCTTCACCCGCCTCGACGACGCCCGCAGCCGGCACACCGGCGGTGCCGGCCTCGGCCTGGCCATCGCCCGTGAAATCGCCGTACGCCACGGCGGCACCCTGCACGTCGCGGACAGCCCCCAGGGCGCACACCTCGTGACGGAACTACCCCGGCACCACCCCGAGCAGTAG
- a CDS encoding response regulator transcription factor: MRLLVIEDEERLAAALKRGLEAAGYAVDVAHDGRVGLYMARENPYQAIVLDIMLPGLNGYRVCARLRAEGLEVPILMLTAKNGEYDEAEALDTGADDYLAKPFSYVVLEARLRALLRRGGARRQAVLHIGDLWLDPAGRTCGRGQARIELTAKEFAVLECLAERAGEVVTKTEIVEQVWSADFDGDLNIVEVYVSALRRKIDAPYGRASIETVRGSGYRLTGQGHPHDRHTR; encoded by the coding sequence ATGCGCCTGCTGGTGATCGAGGACGAGGAGCGGCTGGCCGCCGCCCTCAAACGGGGACTGGAGGCGGCCGGGTATGCGGTGGACGTGGCCCACGACGGCCGCGTCGGCCTGTACATGGCTCGCGAGAACCCCTATCAGGCGATCGTGCTCGACATCATGCTGCCCGGCCTGAACGGCTACCGCGTGTGCGCCCGGCTCCGCGCGGAAGGGCTCGAGGTCCCGATCCTGATGCTCACGGCCAAGAACGGCGAGTATGACGAGGCCGAGGCACTGGACACCGGCGCCGACGACTACCTGGCCAAACCGTTTTCGTACGTGGTGCTGGAGGCCCGACTGCGCGCCCTGCTGCGCCGCGGCGGCGCGCGCCGGCAGGCGGTGCTGCACATCGGCGACCTGTGGCTGGACCCGGCCGGCCGCACCTGCGGACGAGGCCAGGCACGGATCGAGCTGACGGCCAAGGAGTTCGCCGTACTGGAATGCCTGGCCGAGCGGGCCGGCGAGGTGGTGACCAAGACCGAGATCGTCGAGCAGGTCTGGTCGGCGGACTTCGACGGCGACCTGAACATCGTGGAGGTGTACGTCAGCGCGCTGCGCCGCAAGATCGACGCGCCGTACGGGCGCGCCTCGATCGAGACCGTACGGGGCAGCGGCTACCGCCTGACCGGACAGGGGCACCCCCATGACCGGCACACCCGCTGA
- a CDS encoding DUF2079 domain-containing protein, protein MRSRTVAATVAVVAFVIYSVLALRRHAQFRTTGYDLGIFGQAVRSYSEGHLPVSEIRTATGGAGLAADGFPLLGDHFHPVLALLGPVYRLLPHIEVLLVAQAALVAASAYTLTRAAAHHLARLGRLAAPCLGTAYALSWPLQQLIGFDFHEVAFAVPLLALALTAYLDGRWVRAACWASALLLVKEDMGLTVCAFGFLLLRRHRRAGAVLCVLGPVAMALTVFAIIPHFSPDGTYGYLAADADGGWAAMLSHAWERALRLFTPSTKAVTVFMILLPSAFLALRSPLLLTALPTLGWRLASDNPAYWGTQYHYSAVLAPIVFTALIDALARTRRARDGASAAALSRAPARTPLGTRFGSRAATAVPGLVLVIAAALTLAFPLSQLFTTGLWQDTPRTVAARAALARIPDGAHVLASNSLAPHLTDRTTVHLATQGVLDHHLASRRHPADWIVADTSDAWPAGEARTVVNQATAVGYHRVYADQGYVVLRRTAPPHLVR, encoded by the coding sequence GTGCGGTCCAGGACAGTGGCCGCCACCGTCGCCGTTGTCGCGTTCGTGATCTACAGCGTGCTCGCGCTGCGCCGGCACGCCCAGTTCCGCACCACCGGTTACGACCTGGGCATCTTCGGCCAGGCCGTCCGCTCCTACTCCGAGGGGCACCTGCCCGTCTCCGAGATACGGACGGCGACCGGCGGAGCGGGCCTGGCGGCGGACGGCTTCCCGCTGCTGGGCGACCACTTCCACCCCGTCCTCGCGCTGCTGGGCCCGGTCTACCGGCTGCTGCCGCACATCGAGGTCCTGCTCGTGGCCCAAGCGGCACTCGTGGCCGCCTCGGCGTACACCCTCACCCGCGCCGCCGCACACCACCTCGCCCGCCTCGGCCGGTTGGCCGCTCCCTGCCTGGGCACCGCCTACGCGCTGTCCTGGCCGCTCCAGCAACTGATCGGTTTCGACTTCCACGAGGTCGCCTTCGCCGTACCGCTACTGGCTCTCGCCCTGACCGCCTACCTCGATGGGCGCTGGGTGCGGGCCGCGTGCTGGGCCTCGGCCCTCCTGCTGGTCAAGGAGGACATGGGACTGACCGTCTGCGCCTTCGGCTTCCTGCTGCTGCGCCGCCACCGGCGGGCCGGGGCCGTGCTGTGCGTCCTCGGCCCGGTCGCGATGGCCCTGACCGTTTTCGCGATCATCCCGCACTTCAGCCCCGATGGGACGTACGGCTACCTGGCCGCCGACGCGGACGGCGGGTGGGCAGCGATGCTCTCCCACGCTTGGGAGAGGGCACTTCGGCTCTTCACCCCGAGCACCAAGGCCGTCACCGTGTTCATGATCCTGCTGCCCTCGGCGTTCCTCGCCCTGCGCAGCCCCCTGCTGCTGACCGCCCTACCGACGCTCGGCTGGCGCCTGGCCTCCGACAACCCGGCCTACTGGGGAACGCAGTACCACTACTCGGCGGTACTGGCACCGATCGTCTTCACCGCCCTGATCGACGCCCTGGCACGGACCCGTCGGGCACGAGACGGAGCATCCGCCGCCGCCCTGTCACGCGCGCCCGCCCGTACACCCCTCGGAACGCGGTTCGGCTCACGGGCCGCAACCGCTGTTCCCGGCCTGGTACTTGTCATCGCTGCCGCGCTCACCCTCGCGTTCCCGCTGTCGCAGCTGTTCACCACCGGGTTGTGGCAGGACACCCCGCGCACGGTCGCGGCACGCGCGGCCCTGGCCCGGATACCGGACGGCGCCCACGTCCTCGCCAGCAACAGCCTTGCCCCGCATCTCACCGACCGGACGACCGTCCATCTCGCCACCCAAGGCGTCCTGGACCACCACCTGGCCTCCCGGCGGCACCCGGCCGACTGGATCGTCGCGGACACCTCCGACGCCTGGCCTGCCGGCGAGGCCCGCACCGTCGTGAACCAGGCCACAGCCGTCGGCTACCACCGCGTCTACGCCGACCAGGGCTACGTCGTCCTGCGCCGCACCGCTCCACCCCACCTCGTCCGTTGA
- a CDS encoding TetR/AcrR family transcriptional regulator — MANRDRASRQSRVAKLPPRERILDAAEHLFSREGIKAVGVQAIASRAETTKMALYRHFATKDALVEEWLRIVAADYTAVFDQLETAHPDEPRAQILGMARFIADGLPEISHRGCPFINTIAELPDRTHPARRLIEAHKAGQVRRLTDLCARAGLPYPDEAAAEITFALEGAQVSAQNGSIEHAGERLMRIVEAVLTSKAAP, encoded by the coding sequence ATGGCGAACAGGGACAGAGCCAGCAGGCAGAGCAGGGTGGCCAAGTTGCCGCCCCGGGAGCGGATCCTCGACGCGGCGGAGCACCTCTTCTCGCGTGAGGGGATCAAGGCGGTGGGTGTCCAGGCGATCGCCAGCCGGGCCGAGACCACCAAGATGGCGCTGTACCGCCATTTCGCGACCAAGGACGCGCTGGTCGAGGAATGGCTGCGCATCGTCGCAGCCGACTACACCGCTGTGTTCGACCAGTTGGAGACCGCACACCCCGACGAGCCCCGGGCACAGATCCTGGGGATGGCCCGGTTCATCGCGGACGGACTTCCCGAGATCTCCCACCGCGGGTGTCCGTTCATCAACACCATCGCGGAACTGCCCGACCGCACCCACCCGGCGCGTCGGCTGATCGAGGCCCATAAGGCCGGCCAGGTGCGCCGGCTCACCGACCTGTGCGCCCGGGCCGGGCTGCCCTACCCGGACGAGGCGGCCGCGGAGATCACCTTCGCCCTTGAAGGAGCCCAGGTAAGCGCCCAGAACGGAAGCATCGAGCACGCGGGTGAGCGGCTCATGAGGATCGTCGAGGCTGTCCTGACCTCGAAGGCCGCCCCGTGA
- a CDS encoding amidase, whose amino-acid sequence MKLSEYVSYDGVGLADLVARGQVTPAELASTAQLASDVVNPRINAVVETWPAQDTPTPGGTPLAGVPFLIKDVAVAMAGKRVELGSRIAAGNVAGADSSLMARFRRAGLVTLGRTATPEFAYSTTTEGVLYGATRNPWDPTRSPGGSSGGSGAAVAAGIVPIAHATDAAGSIRVPAASNGLFGLKPTRGRISMGPDADEVFNGLAVHGVLSRSVRDSAALLDLVHGPEVGDPYFAPRPERPYAQEITRSPGSLRIGLLTRPWGGRAVDGTVVDATLRSARLAESLGHQVEEVQVGLGVSWQEFILANARLWSTNLVTWIDGFAAAFERPVDSTTVEPETLASYAYGQQVSGAEFVHALAMRNSVARAIGQYFTDYDVLLTPTLPELPVPLGTYAGSAGGADGLGWIEQLLHRSPFTAAFNVAGTPAMSVPLETDLATGLPIGIQFAAGFGREDVLFRLAGQLEQAAPWAQRTPAVWASSHHDPC is encoded by the coding sequence ATGAAGCTCTCCGAGTACGTGAGCTACGACGGCGTCGGCCTGGCAGACCTGGTGGCTCGCGGCCAAGTGACTCCCGCCGAGCTCGCCTCGACCGCCCAGCTGGCGTCCGACGTGGTGAATCCACGGATCAACGCCGTCGTCGAGACCTGGCCCGCACAGGACACGCCGACTCCTGGCGGTACGCCACTGGCGGGGGTGCCCTTCCTGATCAAGGACGTTGCCGTCGCGATGGCCGGCAAGCGGGTGGAGCTGGGCAGCCGTATCGCCGCCGGAAACGTCGCCGGGGCCGACTCGTCGCTCATGGCACGCTTCCGTCGCGCAGGGCTGGTGACGCTCGGACGCACGGCGACTCCGGAGTTCGCGTACAGCACCACCACTGAAGGCGTCCTGTACGGAGCCACCCGTAACCCCTGGGACCCGACCCGTAGCCCTGGCGGATCCAGCGGCGGCTCGGGAGCCGCCGTCGCCGCGGGCATCGTCCCGATCGCGCATGCCACCGACGCAGCGGGCTCCATCCGTGTCCCCGCGGCCAGCAACGGTCTGTTCGGGCTGAAGCCAACCCGCGGCCGGATCTCCATGGGCCCCGACGCGGACGAGGTCTTCAACGGGCTCGCCGTCCACGGCGTGCTCAGCCGCTCGGTACGCGACAGCGCCGCGCTACTGGACCTCGTCCATGGCCCCGAGGTCGGCGACCCCTATTTCGCCCCGCGGCCGGAGCGGCCCTACGCACAGGAGATCACTCGCTCCCCAGGAAGCCTGCGGATCGGCCTCCTTACGCGACCCTGGGGCGGTCGGGCCGTCGATGGCACCGTCGTCGACGCCACACTCCGCTCCGCACGACTCGCCGAGTCTCTGGGGCACCAGGTGGAAGAGGTCCAGGTTGGCCTCGGCGTCAGCTGGCAGGAGTTCATCCTGGCCAATGCCCGCCTCTGGAGCACCAATCTGGTGACGTGGATCGACGGCTTCGCCGCGGCTTTCGAACGACCCGTCGACTCCACCACTGTCGAACCCGAGACGCTGGCCAGTTACGCCTACGGACAACAGGTGAGCGGGGCCGAGTTCGTCCACGCGCTCGCGATGCGCAACAGCGTCGCGCGCGCGATCGGCCAGTACTTCACCGACTACGACGTGCTGCTCACCCCGACCCTGCCCGAACTGCCCGTCCCCTTGGGCACGTACGCCGGGAGTGCCGGGGGCGCCGACGGTCTCGGCTGGATCGAGCAACTCCTCCACCGCTCGCCCTTCACCGCCGCGTTCAATGTCGCGGGCACCCCCGCGATGTCCGTCCCCCTGGAGACCGACCTCGCCACCGGACTCCCCATCGGCATCCAGTTCGCCGCGGGATTCGGACGCGAGGACGTCCTCTTCCGTCTCGCCGGACAGCTGGAACAGGCCGCTCCCTGGGCGCAGCGAACCCCCGCCGTGTGGGCGAGCAGCCACCACGACCCCTGCTAG
- a CDS encoding Rid family hydrolase: MTIHTVEVPEDNAVFGQTTSAFANFGYSAAVRAHGLLFIAGTIGRRADGTIPDTIEEQTEIAIRKIEEILRLENLDTSALVDVTSYHVDIRQHLPGFIDAKQRLVNAPYPTWTIIGVSGLASPGLLIEIRATAAYPDASR, translated from the coding sequence ATGACCATCCACACTGTCGAGGTCCCCGAGGACAACGCAGTCTTCGGGCAAACCACCAGCGCCTTCGCGAACTTCGGCTATTCCGCGGCGGTTCGCGCGCACGGCCTCCTGTTCATCGCCGGAACGATCGGTCGCCGCGCCGACGGAACCATCCCGGACACCATTGAAGAGCAGACCGAGATCGCCATCCGGAAGATCGAGGAGATCCTTCGACTGGAGAACCTCGACACGTCCGCCCTCGTCGACGTCACCAGCTACCACGTCGACATCCGCCAGCACCTGCCCGGCTTCATCGATGCCAAACAGCGCCTCGTCAACGCGCCCTACCCGACCTGGACGATCATCGGGGTCAGCGGACTCGCCAGCCCCGGACTCCTCATCGAAATCCGCGCGACCGCCGCGTATCCCGACGCATCCCGATAG
- a CDS encoding HD domain-containing protein: MTGPTYEATDDLIRLPGTPLADAVMNLIRPVETPSVFNHSIRSYLFARLVAGRLGLTVGRDYHDDLLFAACAMHDLGVASDGPHSQRFEVEGADRAAAFLIDHGIPAADADQVWQAIALHTSPGIAERRGTLCVLVREGVALDFGGPLGAGHVDAVTDKQADAVHAAYPRLDMIRSLTDAIVAQAAKKPKNAPRYAIPGEFLRERETFGRTRLEHACRSSRWGN; the protein is encoded by the coding sequence ATGACCGGACCTACCTACGAAGCGACCGACGACCTGATCAGGCTGCCCGGCACACCGCTTGCCGACGCCGTCATGAACCTCATCCGACCGGTGGAAACGCCGTCCGTCTTCAACCACAGCATCCGCAGCTACCTGTTCGCCCGGCTGGTTGCCGGCCGCCTCGGCCTGACCGTCGGCCGCGACTACCACGACGACCTGTTGTTCGCCGCGTGCGCGATGCACGACCTCGGCGTGGCCTCGGACGGCCCGCACAGCCAGCGGTTCGAGGTCGAAGGCGCCGACCGGGCCGCCGCATTCCTGATCGACCACGGAATACCCGCAGCCGACGCCGACCAGGTCTGGCAGGCCATCGCCCTGCACACCTCCCCGGGCATCGCGGAACGCCGCGGCACGCTGTGCGTGCTCGTCCGCGAAGGCGTCGCCCTCGACTTCGGCGGCCCACTGGGCGCCGGACACGTCGACGCCGTCACCGACAAGCAGGCCGACGCCGTGCACGCCGCCTATCCACGGCTGGACATGATCCGCTCACTCACCGACGCGATCGTCGCGCAAGCCGCGAAAAAGCCGAAGAACGCACCCCGATACGCGATCCCCGGCGAATTCCTCCGTGAACGCGAGACCTTCGGCCGGACCCGGCTGGAGCACGCCTGCCGTTCGTCCCGCTGGGGCAACTGA
- a CDS encoding GlxA family transcriptional regulator, producing the protein MTVHRVAVLALDGVTPLDLAIPTQIFTTRPETSYEMTLCALETKVATTAGFALVADGTLEQVRTADTLIVPGFEPILPLPDAVLDTLAEARERGKRVVSICTGAFALAAAGVLDGLRATTHWKHIDEFERSFPAVTVDRDVLYVDEGDVLTSAGVCCGIDLCLHIVRRDLGAEAASQIARGLVAAPHRDGGQAQYVPAPVAVTGEASLSGTRGWALHRLGEPLTLRVLARHAGLSQRTFMRRFAEETGTTPLQWLLNARLGRARELLETTDRSVEQVARDSGLGTAANLRLHFRRALDTTPTSYRRTFARSTSHSPACSPAVPRAD; encoded by the coding sequence ATGACAGTGCATCGAGTCGCGGTCCTGGCGCTGGACGGGGTCACCCCACTCGACCTGGCGATCCCGACGCAGATCTTCACCACCCGGCCGGAAACCTCCTACGAGATGACCCTGTGCGCGCTGGAGACGAAGGTGGCGACCACCGCGGGTTTCGCACTGGTCGCCGACGGGACTCTGGAACAGGTGCGCACCGCCGACACCCTGATCGTGCCGGGATTCGAACCGATCCTCCCGTTGCCGGACGCCGTGCTCGACACCCTGGCCGAGGCCCGCGAACGAGGTAAGCGTGTGGTGTCGATCTGTACGGGCGCCTTCGCGCTGGCCGCGGCAGGCGTACTGGACGGACTGCGCGCCACGACCCATTGGAAGCACATCGACGAGTTCGAGCGGAGCTTCCCGGCCGTCACGGTCGACCGCGACGTGCTCTACGTCGACGAGGGCGACGTGCTCACCTCGGCCGGGGTGTGCTGCGGCATCGACCTGTGCCTGCATATCGTGCGCCGCGACCTGGGAGCGGAGGCCGCCAGCCAGATCGCCCGCGGCCTGGTCGCCGCCCCCCACCGAGACGGCGGGCAGGCCCAGTACGTGCCGGCTCCCGTCGCGGTGACCGGTGAGGCGTCGCTGTCCGGTACCCGTGGATGGGCCCTGCACCGGCTCGGCGAGCCGCTCACGCTGCGCGTACTCGCCCGACACGCGGGCCTTTCGCAGCGCACCTTCATGCGGCGGTTCGCCGAGGAAACGGGCACGACCCCGTTGCAGTGGCTGCTCAACGCCCGGCTCGGCAGGGCACGGGAACTGCTGGAGACCACGGACCGCTCGGTGGAACAGGTGGCGCGGGACAGCGGGCTGGGCACGGCCGCCAACCTGCGGCTGCACTTCCGGCGCGCACTGGACACCACCCCCACTTCCTACCGCCGCACCTTCGCACGCTCGACGTCGCACAGTCCGGCCTGTTCACCAGCAGTCCCGCGCGCGGACTGA
- a CDS encoding terpene synthase family protein, giving the protein MGAYADVAARFHPTATGPELDLAVDQQSWYFLFDDHFDGPVGSDPDAVRALVREVASTLDGPGPAQHPLARAFADLWGRSAAGMSGAWRARAATDWRMYLDGYVGEAHARSRVRPPASADHLALRTRTIGALPVLDMAERVGHYECPARALASPLLGDLRQLAAEVVILDNDIVSVEKEEAVGEINLVLLLQGERRCSRTAAMELMRTMVKERTERFVELEQGLPALAESLGLDEAERTALERYDHDALRTLMRGAHDWHQSVERYGDEFAEMCADAVERVAEQ; this is encoded by the coding sequence ATGGGCGCATACGCCGACGTGGCAGCCCGGTTCCATCCCACGGCCACCGGGCCCGAACTGGACCTGGCCGTGGACCAGCAGAGCTGGTACTTCCTCTTCGATGACCACTTCGACGGGCCGGTCGGCTCCGACCCCGACGCGGTACGAGCGCTGGTCCGGGAAGTCGCCTCGACACTCGACGGCCCGGGCCCGGCCCAGCATCCGCTCGCCCGGGCGTTCGCGGACCTGTGGGGACGCAGCGCCGCCGGGATGTCCGGGGCCTGGCGTGCCCGGGCCGCGACCGACTGGCGCATGTACCTCGATGGCTACGTGGGCGAGGCACACGCACGGAGCCGAGTGCGGCCCCCGGCCTCAGCGGACCACCTCGCGCTGCGCACGCGCACGATCGGCGCGCTGCCCGTGCTGGACATGGCCGAACGCGTCGGGCACTACGAGTGCCCGGCCCGCGCCCTCGCGAGCCCGCTGCTGGGGGACCTGCGGCAGCTCGCCGCCGAGGTGGTCATCCTCGACAACGACATCGTGTCGGTGGAGAAGGAAGAAGCTGTCGGCGAGATCAACCTGGTGCTCCTGCTCCAGGGCGAGCGCCGGTGCTCACGCACCGCGGCCATGGAACTGATGCGCACGATGGTCAAGGAACGGACAGAGCGGTTCGTCGAGTTGGAGCAGGGGCTGCCGGCCCTCGCCGAGAGCCTGGGACTGGACGAGGCAGAGCGCACGGCCCTGGAACGCTACGACCACGACGCGCTGCGCACCCTGATGCGCGGCGCGCACGACTGGCACCAGAGCGTGGAGCGCTACGGCGACGAGTTCGCCGAGATGTGCGCGGACGCCGTCGAGCGGGTGGCAGAGCAGTGA
- a CDS encoding erythromycin esterase family protein: MHSTTLTTLDPQHPLDDLEVLREIVGDARVIAIGEGAHFVEEFSRARQRVLRFLAERCGFTVFAMEFGFSEAFPLDRWLQGGGDDGDLANVSRAAAEWGAADLMNWLRHHNRTSAHPLRFAGIDVPEAGGALRPALEPVADYLREVDPDALPLVDTVLDVSDRFLKDCGSGAAAGPAWAALPADEQNELTATLARLLLRLRAAEPLYVSRSSQGRFDIARRRVEAACHTDYMYQAMNALLSGRGLAADLSVREIYMAESVGWHLDHTEPGSRIVLAAHNNHIHKTAFSLEFAGGLTTLPMGQHLHRMLGQDYRAVALVHTANHVPEMYPDPSTAVGFTLAETHLEPAEPGSVEAALADSGLADQITLTDLRHAPRDAQGAPLLNGIRFQSSHLSTPVPEAFDAVIAVPTVTRDRTVRF; the protein is encoded by the coding sequence ATGCACTCCACCACCCTGACCACTCTTGATCCGCAGCACCCCCTCGACGACCTCGAAGTGCTCCGGGAGATCGTCGGCGACGCCCGGGTCATCGCGATCGGTGAGGGCGCCCACTTCGTCGAAGAGTTCTCCCGCGCACGCCAGCGGGTGCTCCGCTTTCTCGCCGAACGCTGCGGATTCACCGTCTTCGCCATGGAGTTCGGCTTCAGCGAAGCCTTCCCCCTCGACCGCTGGCTCCAGGGCGGGGGCGATGACGGCGACCTGGCGAACGTCAGCCGGGCCGCCGCCGAATGGGGCGCCGCAGACCTCATGAACTGGCTGCGCCACCACAACCGCACCAGCGCCCACCCCTTGCGCTTCGCCGGCATCGACGTCCCCGAAGCCGGCGGCGCACTACGACCCGCCCTGGAACCCGTGGCCGACTACCTGCGCGAGGTCGACCCCGACGCACTGCCCCTCGTCGATACGGTCCTTGACGTCAGCGACCGGTTCCTCAAGGACTGCGGCTCCGGCGCCGCGGCCGGCCCCGCGTGGGCGGCTCTGCCTGCCGACGAGCAGAACGAACTTACCGCCACACTGGCGCGCCTGCTGCTGCGGCTGCGCGCTGCCGAGCCGCTCTACGTCTCCCGCAGCAGCCAGGGCCGCTTCGACATCGCCAGGCGCCGGGTGGAGGCAGCCTGCCACACCGACTACATGTACCAGGCGATGAACGCCCTGCTGTCCGGCCGGGGTTTGGCGGCGGACCTGTCGGTGCGAGAGATCTACATGGCCGAATCCGTGGGCTGGCACCTTGATCACACAGAACCGGGGTCCCGGATCGTCCTTGCGGCACACAACAACCACATCCACAAGACGGCGTTTTCTTTGGAGTTCGCCGGCGGCCTCACCACACTTCCCATGGGCCAGCACCTCCACCGGATGCTCGGCCAGGACTACCGCGCAGTGGCCCTCGTCCACACAGCAAACCATGTGCCGGAGATGTACCCCGACCCAAGCACCGCGGTCGGCTTCACCCTCGCCGAAACCCACCTTGAGCCTGCCGAGCCCGGCAGCGTCGAGGCCGCCCTCGCCGACTCCGGACTCGCCGACCAGATCACTTTGACCGACCTGCGCCACGCACCTCGCGACGCCCAGGGGGCACCACTGCTCAACGGGATCCGGTTCCAGAGCTCCCATCTGAGCACCCCAGTCCCCGAGGCATTCGATGCCGTGATCGCCGTCCCGACAGTCACCCGAGACCGCACAGTGCGCTTCTGA